A genomic window from Euzebyales bacterium includes:
- the holA gene encoding DNA polymerase III subunit delta — MADRPPMYLFTGSEELLLRRAAARLLEDLRAGGPVELVDVRAIELREQGLPDLRTGSLFGDRRVVLIRDAHELPADITAGLIAELDGPPPEAVVILLATGTGRIVKLARQIKAAGGRVDVAPPRDWEDRRWENLVREEFALHKRRAAPEAVTAILNHAGLDVAQIAEKVSQAVAAAGDGPISEADVERAVVGHGSRGSFAVADAMCERQPAKALELLRGVLETGSDPIMVLGALVYRVRSILAVAGKVDAKQVGLRISGGQARHLQAARRNFGPGELTGAMRTLADADVLLKSGDVPPELVIERAVVQVATRA; from the coding sequence ATGGCTGACCGCCCGCCCATGTACCTGTTCACCGGCTCCGAGGAGCTCCTGCTGCGACGCGCGGCGGCCCGTCTGCTCGAAGACCTCCGCGCCGGGGGGCCTGTCGAGCTCGTCGATGTGCGGGCGATCGAACTGCGCGAGCAGGGACTGCCGGACCTGCGCACCGGATCGCTGTTCGGCGACCGGCGGGTCGTACTGATCCGCGACGCACACGAGCTGCCTGCCGACATCACGGCGGGCCTGATCGCCGAGCTCGACGGCCCGCCACCCGAGGCGGTGGTGATCCTGCTGGCCACGGGAACGGGCCGGATCGTGAAGCTGGCCCGCCAGATCAAGGCCGCGGGCGGGCGGGTCGACGTCGCCCCTCCCCGTGACTGGGAGGACCGTAGGTGGGAGAACCTGGTCCGCGAGGAGTTCGCACTGCACAAGCGCCGCGCCGCGCCCGAGGCGGTCACCGCGATCCTCAATCACGCGGGCCTGGACGTGGCCCAGATCGCGGAGAAGGTCTCGCAGGCCGTGGCGGCGGCCGGCGACGGACCGATCAGCGAGGCCGACGTCGAGCGGGCGGTCGTCGGGCACGGCAGCCGCGGGTCGTTCGCGGTCGCCGACGCGATGTGCGAACGGCAGCCCGCGAAGGCGCTCGAGCTGCTGCGCGGCGTGCTCGAGACCGGCAGTGACCCGATCATGGTGCTGGGTGCGCTGGTCTACCGGGTGCGCAGCATCCTCGCCGTCGCGGGCAAGGTCGACGCCAAGCAGGTCGGCTTGCGGATCAGCGGGGGACAGGCGCGCCACCTGCAGGCCGCGCGCCGCAACTTCGGACCGGGCGAGCTGACCGGGGCGATGCGCACGCTCGCGGATGCTGACGTGCTGCTCAAGAGCGGCGATGTGCCACCCGAGCTCGTCATCGAACGCGCCGTCGTGCAGGTCGCGACCCGCGCCTGA
- a CDS encoding HAD-IIA family hydrolase: protein MRPPTDGDGPPYAGVVIDLDGVCYRENDPVPGSCEAVERLRAAGIGVTFATNNATRTPQQTADKLQSMGFEVDADEVVTSAIAAADLVEPGTRCMVIGMEGLRDAVRARGCKLVDDPEDTEVVLTGLDRELTYDKLVRGTRALLAGARFIASNADHSYPAADGISPGAGVIMAALETATGRRAEVAGKPEAALFTSAAARLPTGDLLMIGDKLETDIAGAAALGWDTALVLTGVTARSELGGAEPAPTWVADDLATLVDDLLAPHPT, encoded by the coding sequence TTGCGCCCGCCCACTGATGGCGACGGTCCGCCGTACGCCGGCGTCGTCATCGACCTCGATGGCGTCTGCTACCGCGAGAACGATCCGGTCCCCGGGTCGTGTGAGGCTGTCGAGCGGCTGCGTGCGGCCGGCATCGGGGTCACCTTCGCGACCAATAACGCCACCCGGACGCCTCAGCAGACCGCCGACAAGCTCCAGTCGATGGGCTTCGAGGTCGACGCCGACGAGGTCGTGACCTCGGCCATCGCCGCGGCCGACCTCGTCGAGCCGGGTACGCGCTGCATGGTGATCGGCATGGAGGGGCTGCGCGATGCGGTGCGCGCCCGCGGGTGCAAGCTGGTCGACGACCCGGAGGACACCGAAGTGGTCCTGACCGGGCTCGACCGCGAGCTGACCTACGACAAGCTCGTGCGCGGCACCCGCGCGCTCCTCGCGGGCGCCCGCTTCATTGCGAGCAACGCCGACCACAGCTACCCCGCGGCCGATGGCATCTCCCCAGGCGCCGGGGTCATCATGGCCGCACTGGAGACTGCCACGGGTCGCCGCGCCGAGGTCGCGGGCAAGCCCGAGGCGGCGTTGTTCACCAGCGCTGCAGCCCGCCTGCCGACCGGCGACCTGCTGATGATCGGCGACAAGCTCGAGACCGACATCGCAGGCGCGGCCGCGCTTGGCTGGGACACCGCCCTGGTACTCACAGGCGTCACGGCGCGGTCCGAGCTCGGCGGCGCCGAGCCTGCCCCGACCTGGGTCGCCGACGACCTCGCCACGCTGGTCGACGACCTCCTTGCACCTCACCCCACCTGA
- the rpsT gene encoding 30S ribosomal protein S20: MANIASQIKRNRQNEAARVRNKAARSAIKTALKRFNTAVDSGDERAAQAAYNVAASRLDRAARRRVVHPNHAANHKARMAKRLQRS, from the coding sequence ATGGCCAACATCGCCAGCCAGATCAAGCGCAACAGGCAGAACGAGGCCGCACGGGTCCGCAACAAGGCGGCCCGCAGCGCCATCAAGACCGCTCTCAAGCGCTTCAACACCGCCGTCGACAGCGGCGACGAACGGGCCGCGCAGGCCGCCTACAACGTCGCTGCGAGCAGGCTCGACCGTGCCGCGCGCCGCCGCGTCGTGCACCCGAACCACGCCGCCAACCACAAGGCCAGGATGGCAAAGCGGCTTCAGCGCAGCTGA
- the lepA gene encoding translation elongation factor 4: MTPTERIRNFAIIAHVDHGKSTLADRMLQLTGLVEARTMRAQYLDRMELERERGITIKAQAVRMPYRAVDDGEYVLNLIDTPGHVDFSYEVSRAMNACEGAVLLVDAAQGMQAQTIANLYLAVEAGLEVIPVLNKIDLPAARPEQVAEEIASLLGGDPADILAVSAKTGDGVPEVLERIVEQVPPPTGRSDRPLRALIFDSVYDSYRGVITYVRVVDGEIRPGTEVRLMATGFTNQVDELCVISPEPIPADVLGPGEVGYLTAAIKEVELARVGDTITTVADPAPAPLPGYREPTPMVFSGMYPLDSGDFPDLRDALDKLRLNDASFTFEPETSAALGFGFRCGFLGLLHMEIISERLDREFDIPLVTTAPNVRYEVHIDPGMRIDDEPAVIDVSNPAELPAPNRIAEIREPVVDAMIIVPSEYIGAVMQLCEGRRGDMLRMEYLSPERVELRYRLPLAEIIVDFFDRLKSQTRGYGSLDYEPAGRAKADLVKVDVLLNGDPVDAFSAIVHREKAYEYGKRMVGRLRELIPRQMFDVPIQAAIGSRVIARETVKARRKDVLAKCYGGDVTRKRKLLEKQKEGKRRMKNVGAVEIPQEAFVAALSVGDDA; the protein is encoded by the coding sequence ATGACACCCACCGAGCGCATCCGCAACTTCGCGATCATCGCCCACGTCGATCACGGCAAGTCGACATTGGCCGACCGCATGCTGCAGCTGACCGGGTTGGTCGAGGCCCGCACCATGCGCGCCCAGTACCTGGACCGCATGGAGTTGGAGCGGGAGCGCGGTATCACGATCAAGGCCCAGGCCGTGCGGATGCCGTACCGCGCGGTGGATGACGGTGAGTACGTGCTCAACCTCATCGACACGCCGGGCCACGTCGACTTCTCCTACGAGGTCAGCCGGGCGATGAACGCCTGCGAGGGGGCCGTGCTGCTCGTCGACGCCGCGCAGGGCATGCAGGCCCAGACGATCGCGAACCTCTACCTCGCGGTCGAGGCCGGGCTCGAGGTCATCCCAGTGCTCAACAAGATCGACCTGCCCGCCGCCCGTCCGGAGCAGGTCGCCGAGGAGATCGCGTCGCTGCTCGGCGGCGACCCCGCCGACATCCTCGCGGTGTCGGCGAAGACCGGCGACGGTGTGCCCGAGGTGCTGGAGCGGATCGTCGAGCAGGTGCCGCCGCCGACGGGGCGCTCCGACCGGCCGCTGCGGGCACTGATCTTCGACTCGGTCTACGACAGCTACCGTGGCGTCATCACCTACGTCCGCGTCGTCGACGGCGAGATCCGCCCGGGCACCGAGGTGCGGCTGATGGCCACCGGGTTCACCAACCAGGTGGACGAGCTGTGCGTCATCTCACCGGAGCCGATCCCTGCCGACGTGCTCGGTCCGGGTGAGGTCGGCTATCTCACCGCGGCGATCAAGGAGGTCGAGCTCGCACGCGTCGGTGACACCATCACCACCGTCGCGGACCCGGCTCCGGCGCCGCTGCCGGGGTACCGCGAGCCGACGCCGATGGTCTTCAGCGGGATGTACCCCCTGGACTCCGGTGACTTCCCGGACCTGCGCGACGCCCTGGACAAGCTGCGCCTGAACGACGCCAGCTTCACCTTCGAGCCGGAAACGTCGGCAGCGCTTGGCTTCGGCTTCCGCTGCGGGTTCCTCGGGCTGCTCCACATGGAGATCATCTCGGAGCGGCTCGACCGTGAGTTCGACATCCCGTTGGTGACGACCGCACCGAACGTGCGCTACGAGGTCCACATCGACCCCGGCATGCGCATCGATGACGAGCCGGCCGTCATCGATGTGTCCAACCCCGCCGAGCTCCCGGCGCCCAACCGCATCGCCGAGATCCGCGAGCCGGTCGTCGACGCGATGATCATCGTGCCCAGCGAGTACATCGGTGCGGTCATGCAGCTGTGCGAGGGCCGTCGCGGCGACATGCTGCGGATGGAGTACCTGTCGCCCGAGCGCGTCGAACTGCGCTACCGGCTGCCACTGGCGGAGATCATCGTCGATTTCTTCGACCGGCTGAAGTCCCAGACCCGCGGCTACGGCTCGCTGGACTACGAGCCGGCCGGGCGGGCCAAGGCCGACCTGGTGAAGGTCGACGTCCTGCTCAACGGAGACCCGGTCGACGCGTTCAGTGCGATCGTGCACCGGGAGAAGGCGTACGAGTACGGCAAGCGGATGGTCGGCCGGCTGCGCGAGCTCATCCCGCGCCAGATGTTCGACGTACCCATTCAGGCGGCCATCGGGTCGCGGGTCATCGCGCGCGAGACCGTCAAGGCGCGACGCAAGGACGTGCTGGCCAAGTGCTACGGCGGTGACGTCACGCGGAAGCGCAAGCTGCTGGAGAAGCAGAAGGAGGGCAAGCGGCGCATGAAGAACGTCGGCGCGGTCGAGATCCCACAGGAGGCGTTCGTCGCCGCGCTCAGCGTGGGCGACGACGCCTGA
- the hemW gene encoding radical SAM family heme chaperone HemW, translated as MGGPAAGTVGNRRARARTAGAGIYLHVPFCWRRCHYCDFNTYADRDALIPDYVVALHADVDAVADAGPAALAPPHADVDVCWPTFDSLFIGGGTPTLVPAADLAGVVRHVVDRFPLAEDAEVTVEANPETVDVVELRALAGAGVNRVSIGAQSFVPHVLDALGRWHELEAPLRAVDACRWAGIDNVSLDLIYGTPGESSKDWEHSVRTALDTGIGHLSAYALTVEPSTEYARRVRLGIAAAPDDDVQAERMEQVDAWAADAGLARYELSNWAWPGKESVHNRLYWRGGDWLGIGAGAHGHWQGRRWWTVRTPERYVRAALDGGSPVAGFEVTDDGQRRAERLMMGLRLTEGVGRAAVAPLDDRVVADLVAAGLLRDDPERLVLTSDGMRLASSVTLQLL; from the coding sequence ATGGGTGGTCCCGCCGCCGGCACCGTCGGCAATCGACGCGCGCGGGCGCGGACAGCCGGCGCGGGGATCTATCTGCACGTCCCCTTCTGCTGGCGACGCTGTCACTACTGCGACTTCAACACCTACGCGGACCGCGACGCCCTGATCCCGGACTACGTCGTCGCGTTGCACGCAGACGTCGATGCGGTCGCGGACGCCGGGCCAGCGGCGCTCGCCCCTCCCCATGCTGACGTCGACGTCTGCTGGCCGACCTTCGACAGCCTGTTCATCGGCGGTGGCACGCCGACGCTGGTGCCCGCTGCCGACCTCGCCGGCGTCGTCCGGCACGTCGTCGACCGGTTCCCGTTGGCCGAGGACGCCGAGGTCACCGTCGAGGCCAATCCCGAGACCGTCGACGTCGTGGAACTGCGGGCCCTCGCAGGCGCCGGGGTCAACCGGGTCTCGATCGGGGCGCAGTCGTTCGTGCCGCACGTGCTGGACGCACTCGGGCGCTGGCACGAGCTCGAGGCACCGCTTCGCGCCGTCGATGCGTGCCGATGGGCCGGGATCGACAACGTGAGCCTTGACCTGATCTACGGCACGCCAGGCGAATCGTCGAAGGACTGGGAGCACAGCGTCCGCACAGCGCTGGACACCGGTATCGGGCACCTGTCAGCGTACGCACTCACCGTCGAGCCGAGCACCGAGTACGCACGGCGTGTCCGGCTGGGCATCGCGGCTGCGCCCGACGACGACGTCCAGGCCGAGCGCATGGAGCAGGTCGACGCATGGGCCGCTGACGCGGGGCTCGCGCGCTACGAGCTGTCGAACTGGGCCTGGCCGGGGAAGGAATCGGTGCACAACCGCCTCTACTGGCGTGGCGGCGACTGGCTGGGCATCGGCGCCGGTGCGCACGGCCACTGGCAGGGACGCCGGTGGTGGACGGTGCGCACCCCCGAGCGCTACGTCCGTGCCGCGCTTGACGGCGGGTCGCCGGTCGCGGGGTTCGAGGTCACCGACGACGGCCAGCGCCGCGCCGAGCGCCTCATGATGGGCCTGCGCCTGACCGAGGGCGTCGGCAGGGCGGCTGTCGCCCCGCTCGACGACCGCGTGGTGGCGGATCTCGTCGCCGCCGGTCTGCTGCGTGACGACCCCGAACGCCTGGTGCTGACCTCCGATGGCATGCGCCTGGCCTCTTCGGTCACCCTTCAGCTGCTGTGA
- a CDS encoding SRPBCC family protein has translation MRITHSAEIQAPIDLVWRVYTDVERWPQWMESMDHVDLAASGGAIEGEPLQLGSQVWISQPRLPNATWEVTELTPGRSWTWVSRSPGATSTATHHLTAVDAATTRVDTSVEMKGVFGGLAGRLIAKRAARYMAMEAEGLRAACAAHSG, from the coding sequence ATGCGGATCACGCACAGCGCCGAGATCCAGGCGCCGATCGACCTCGTGTGGCGGGTCTACACCGACGTCGAGCGGTGGCCCCAGTGGATGGAGTCGATGGACCACGTCGACCTCGCCGCCTCCGGCGGCGCGATCGAGGGCGAGCCGCTGCAGCTCGGCTCACAGGTCTGGATCTCCCAGCCTCGCCTGCCCAACGCGACGTGGGAGGTAACCGAGCTCACGCCCGGGCGCAGCTGGACGTGGGTGTCACGGTCACCGGGCGCGACGTCGACCGCGACGCACCACCTCACAGCAGTCGACGCCGCGACGACCCGCGTCGACACCTCGGTGGAGATGAAGGGCGTCTTCGGCGGCCTGGCCGGCAGGCTGATCGCCAAGCGCGCCGCGCGGTACATGGCCATGGAGGCCGAGGGTCTGCGCGCTGCCTGCGCCGCGCACAGCGGTTGA
- the hrcA gene encoding heat-inducible transcriptional repressor HrcA has protein sequence MAAEQLDTRKEAILRAIVRDFILDGQPVGSKRVVEELNLAVSAATVRAEMVELEQAGLIRQPHTSAGRIPTDAGYRYYVDHLTSLELAKPAQPDAVDQTLLRATDVEDLLRRTSSVLSRLTRLTALVTAPRLDRSKLRHIELVSLSPHAILLVFIADTGRVEKRILDMADPVADDDVQRARYVVNDAASGLRLTDVHDAIAGVSLAAPTYLQPLLDRVATTIRAGATAAVPEADRVFVGGAAQLALRATDETVDRLGSVYDMLEEQVVLLSMLREALKQDDLAVRIGSELPVDELSPFSMVASTYGASGEALGSLGLLGPTRMDYGQAMTTVRAVANSLERALAALTGTGTTES, from the coding sequence ATGGCCGCCGAGCAACTTGACACGCGCAAGGAAGCGATCCTGCGCGCGATCGTGCGTGACTTCATCCTCGACGGCCAGCCGGTCGGCTCCAAGCGTGTCGTCGAGGAGCTCAACCTGGCCGTGTCAGCGGCGACCGTACGCGCCGAGATGGTGGAGCTCGAGCAGGCCGGCCTGATCCGCCAGCCGCACACGTCGGCGGGGCGCATCCCCACCGACGCGGGCTACCGCTACTACGTCGACCACCTGACGTCGCTCGAGCTCGCCAAGCCGGCCCAGCCCGATGCGGTCGACCAGACGCTGCTGCGGGCGACGGACGTCGAGGACCTGCTGCGGCGGACGTCGTCGGTGCTGTCACGCTTGACGCGCCTGACGGCGCTGGTGACAGCCCCCCGCCTGGACCGCAGCAAGCTGCGTCACATCGAGCTCGTGTCGCTGAGCCCGCACGCGATCCTCCTGGTCTTCATCGCCGACACCGGCCGTGTGGAGAAACGCATCCTGGACATGGCCGACCCCGTCGCGGATGACGATGTCCAGCGCGCCCGTTACGTGGTCAACGACGCCGCGTCGGGATTGCGCCTGACCGACGTCCACGACGCGATCGCCGGCGTGTCACTGGCTGCGCCGACTTACCTGCAGCCGTTGCTCGACCGGGTGGCCACGACGATCCGCGCCGGCGCGACCGCTGCCGTCCCCGAGGCCGACAGGGTCTTCGTCGGCGGGGCGGCGCAGCTCGCGCTGCGGGCGACCGACGAGACCGTCGACCGGCTCGGCAGCGTCTACGACATGCTCGAGGAGCAGGTGGTGCTGCTCAGCATGCTGCGTGAGGCGCTCAAGCAGGACGACCTAGCCGTGCGCATCGGCAGCGAGCTGCCCGTCGACGAGCTCTCGCCGTTCTCGATGGTCGCGTCGACCTACGGCGCCAGCGGCGAGGCGCTCGGCTCCCTCGGCCTGCTCGGTCCGACCCGGATGGATTACGGCCAGGCGATGACGACCGTGCGTGCGGTCGCGAACTCCCTCGAGCGAGCGCTCGCTGCGCTCACTGGCACCGGCACTACGGAATCGTGA
- a CDS encoding J domain-containing protein — MAARDLYEILGVPQDADQETIKRAYRRKARQLHPDAGGNEDGFKELTTAYEVLRNPDTRANYDRFGDPRGPGGAAGGDPFAGFGDLSDLIDSFFGGGFGGRGTTRTTSTAGRDALIDLTIDLQEAAEGVRRELDVDVMRTCETCGGSGDAEGRGAVRCSTCNGTGGVQQVTRSIFGQMLTTSTCPTCRGSGRQIEHPCPACRGEGRRRTQETVTVDVPPGVDTGTRLRLAGRGEAGRMGARSGDLFVRIRVEPHDVFEREGNDLHCRLRLPMVQAVLGVDIEIPTIDGSHTLTVPPGTQPDTVLTVRRAGMPKLNGGGARGDLYVHCQVEIPTGLDEEQKNLVRELAERRGEDQPGSSTDRGLFDRLRGVFGT; from the coding sequence ATGGCTGCGCGTGACCTCTACGAGATCCTGGGCGTCCCGCAGGACGCGGACCAGGAGACCATCAAGCGGGCCTACCGGCGCAAGGCCCGGCAGCTGCACCCCGACGCGGGTGGCAACGAGGACGGCTTCAAGGAGCTGACCACCGCCTACGAGGTGCTGCGCAACCCTGACACCCGCGCCAACTACGACCGCTTCGGCGACCCCCGTGGTCCCGGCGGTGCGGCCGGTGGCGATCCGTTCGCCGGTTTCGGCGACCTGTCGGATCTGATCGACTCGTTCTTCGGCGGCGGCTTCGGGGGGCGCGGGACCACCCGCACCACGTCGACCGCCGGCCGCGACGCGCTGATCGACCTCACGATCGACCTCCAGGAGGCCGCCGAGGGTGTGCGGCGCGAGCTCGACGTCGACGTGATGCGCACCTGCGAGACGTGTGGCGGAAGCGGTGACGCCGAGGGCAGGGGCGCCGTGCGCTGCAGCACCTGCAACGGCACCGGCGGCGTGCAGCAGGTGACCCGCAGCATCTTCGGGCAGATGCTGACCACGTCGACCTGCCCCACGTGCCGTGGCTCGGGCCGGCAGATCGAGCATCCCTGTCCTGCCTGCAGGGGTGAGGGACGGCGGCGCACCCAGGAGACGGTGACCGTCGACGTCCCACCCGGCGTCGACACGGGCACCCGGCTGCGTCTTGCCGGTCGCGGCGAGGCCGGTCGCATGGGTGCGCGCAGCGGGGACCTGTTCGTGCGGATCCGCGTCGAGCCCCACGACGTGTTCGAGCGTGAAGGCAACGATCTGCACTGCCGCCTGCGCCTGCCGATGGTCCAGGCGGTGCTGGGGGTGGACATCGAGATCCCGACCATCGACGGGTCGCACACGCTGACCGTGCCGCCAGGCACCCAGCCCGACACGGTGCTGACGGTGCGCCGCGCCGGCATGCCGAAGCTCAACGGCGGCGGTGCCCGCGGCGACCTGTACGTCCACTGCCAGGTCGAGATCCCCACTGGGCTCGACGAAGAGCAGAAGAACCTCGTGCGGGAACTCGCGGAGCGCCGCGGCGAGGACCAGCCGGGATCGTCGACCGATCGCGGGCTGTTCGATCGACTGCGGGGCGTGTTCGGCACCTGA